Proteins encoded within one genomic window of Oryza brachyantha chromosome 7, ObraRS2, whole genome shotgun sequence:
- the LOC102706858 gene encoding ankyrin repeat-containing protein At5g02620-like produces the protein MHDRHCRMHPSINLHLHHRSQRRHTKREKGGSVECSLEREMDPRLHKAAVQGSRKMLEELMKKDPKILGSRTPQGNTALHIAAGFGHAAFARAALAASDGELAAATNVDGDTPLHVAARAGQMAVAELLIDAIAKPPCPPEEGPLVMVNKGRNTPLHEAVRQRRSTVALRLLEAEPNCSHMPNNEMQTPLHIAAREGLADVVDKILEKPWVPEKFVSADSVSGTFLHQAVLGGHTRVVDILLRKKEADLIDLTDDAGNTALHFAAQKNDKMMVRMLLKQRAELAHRRNGRQQSALHVAAYYGSTVAATELLRHSPDAAEMLDRDGRNAFHVAVLSGKVDALRCLLKRVRPEEVVNKRDNAGDTPLHLAAKMSRVKSALMLLKDARVDPCLLNGDGHSARSVVEERVAAGEMDAYVVYLWEKLKKYEALRCKNQQLPPVATYQSLRSRRPGSGNDDYFELSVGTYTLVATLIATVTFAATFTMPGGYNQTTGLAIHADRAAFKIFVVSNTVAMCSSIVVVFCFIWAWRDPVKFKLDQLTWGHRLTVVACLAMIVSLMTSVYLTLLPNDRWPAYLVIAIGACTPAVVILILGKEVFYVPL, from the exons ATGCATGATCGCCATTGtcgcatgcatccatccatcaaccTCCATCTCCATCATCGTTCACAGAGAAGACAcaccaagagagagaaaggaggtAGTGTTGAGTGTAgtctagagagagagatggatcCAAGGCTGCACAAGGCGGCGGTGCAGGGGAGCAGGAAGATGCTGGAGGAGCTGATGAAGAAGGACCCCAAGATCCTCGGCTCCAGGACGCCGCAGGGGAACACGGCGCTCCACATCGCCGCGGGCTTCGGCCACGCCGCCTTCGCGCGGGCGGCCCTCGCCgcgagcgacggcgagctcgccgccgccacgaacGTCGACGGCGACACGCCGCTGCACGTGGCGGCCAGGGCAGGGCAGATGGCCGTCGCCGAGCTGCTCATCGATGCCATTGCTAAACCACCATGCCCGCCGGAG GAGGGCCCCCTGGTGATGGTGAACAAGGGGAGGAACACGCCGCTGCACGAGGCGGtgaggcagcggcggagcaCGGTGGCGCTCCGGCTGCTGGAGGCGGAGCCCAACTGCAGCCACATGCCCAACAACGAGATGCAGACGCCGCTGCACATCGCCGCCCGCGAGGGcctcgccgacgtcgtcgACAAGATCCTCGAGAAGCCATGGGTCCCCGAGAAGTTCGTCAGCGCCGACAGCGTCAGTGGCACCTTCCTCCACCAGGCCGTCCTCGGCGGCCACACcc GGGTGGTGGATATATTGCTGAGGAAGAAGGAGGCGGATCTGATCGACCTGACGGACGACGCCGGCAACACGGCGCTGCACTTCGCGGCGCAGAAGAACGACAAGATGATGGTGAGGATGCTGCTGAAGCAAAGGGCGGAGCTGGCGCACCGGCGGAACGGCCGGCAGCAGTCGGCGCTGCACGTCGCGGCGTACTACGggtcgacggtggcggcgacggagctgCTGCGGCACAGCCCCGACGCGGCGGAGATGCTGGACAGGGACGGCCGGAACGCCTTCCACGTCGCGGTGCTGAGCGGCAAGGTGGACGCGCTCCGGTGCCTCCTGAAGCGCGTCCGCCCGGAGGAGGTGGTCAACAAGAGGGACAACGCCGGCGACACGCCGCTGCACCTCGCCGCGAAGATGTCGCGCGTCAAGTCGGCGCTGATGCTGCTCAAGGACGCCCGCGTCGACCCCTGCCTCCTCAACGGCGACGGCCACTCCGCGCGCAGCGTCGTCGAGgagcgcgtcgccgccggcgagatggACGCCTACGTGGTCTACCTCTGGGAGAAGCTCAAGAAGTACGAGGCGCTCCGGTGCAAGAACCAGCAGCTGCCGCCGGTGGCGACGTACCAGTCGCTGCGCAGCCGCCGGCCGGGCTCCGGCAACGACGACTACTTCGAGCTCAGCGTCGGGACCTACACCCTCGTGGCCACCCTCATCGCCACCGTCACCTTCGCCGCCACCTTCACCATGCCCGGCGGCTACAACCAGACCACCGGCCTCGCCATCCACGCCGACCGCGCGGCGTTCAAGATCTTCGTCGTCTCCAACACCGTCGCCATGTGCAgctccatcgtcgtcgtcttctgcTTCATCTGGGCGTGGAGGGACCCCGTCAAGTTCAAGCTCGACCAGCTCACGTGGGGCCACAggctcaccgtcgtcgcctgCCTCGCCATGATCGTCTCCCTCATGACCTCCGTCTACCTCACCCTCCTGCCCAACGACCGGTGGCCGGCGTACCTCGTCATCGCCATCGGCGCCTGCACTCCGGCCGTCGTTATCCTCATACTCGGCAAGGAGGTCTTCTACGTGCCATTGTGA